The following are encoded together in the Malaya genurostris strain Urasoe2022 chromosome 3, Malgen_1.1, whole genome shotgun sequence genome:
- the LOC131434270 gene encoding uncharacterized protein K02A2.6-like — MGLCNKTAVKLVLKGTPKPVYRPKRPVAYSMENVVEDELLRLECNGLNAVLESNNYPLPLPEDIFAKMANCRIFSHIDLSDAYLQVPVDEASQPFLTINTHEGLFQFTRLSPGIKAAPGAFQQLMDSMLAGLKRTTGYLDDILVGGSTEEEHQHNLQMVLHRLRDYGFTVRINKCNFYMHQVKYLGQILDADGIRPDSDKIAPINIVYQSIQALPLSFKQVRDRTTSDHDLQQVMRFVNDGWPSKKASITDAQVQQFYLRRDGLSVVNGCLLHGERLVVPSCSRKRVLQQLHTGHPGVERMRSIARQYLYWPNIDEDVSKLVRSCGECASVAKTDRKTNLESWPVPEKPWQRLHLDFAGPMDGQYYLILVDSYSKWPEVVRTKDITTKTTLHILRGIFARYGQPETLVTDNGPQLTSEQFEAFCDTNGIMHLKTAPFIRNQTD, encoded by the exons ATGGGCCTATGCAACAAAACGGCAGTGAAACTCGTCCTCAAGGGTACACCAAAACCGGTATATCGTCCAAAACGTCCGGTAGCATACAGTATGGAAAACGTAGTAGAAGATGAACTCCTTCGGTTGGAATGCAACG GCCTAAACGCTGTATTGGAGTCAAATAACTATCCACTGCCCTTACCAGAGGATATTTTCGCTAAAATGGCCAATTGTCGGATTTTCAGTCACATTGACTTATCCGATGCTTATCTACAAGTACCAGTGGATGAAGCCAGCCAACCGTTTCTCACCATCAATACCCATGAAGGCCTTTTCCAGTTCACGCGACTATCACCCGGTATCAAAGCAGCTCCGGGAGCCTTTCAGCAGTTGATGGATTCAATGCTTGCTGGTCTCAAACGCACCACTGGTTACCTGGATGACATTTTGGTCGGAGGAAGCACAGAAGAGGAACATCAACACAACCTGCAGATGGTTCTTCATCGTTTACGCGATTACGGTTTTACCGTACGCATAAACAAATGCAATTTCTACATGCATCAGGTGAAGTACCTGGGCCAAATTCTTGATGCTGATGGAATACGACCGGATTCAGACAAAATAGCTCCAATC AACATCGTCTACCAGTCAATacaagctttaccactttcgttCAAGCAAGTCAGAGATAGAACCACATCCGATCATGATCTGCAACAAGTCATGCGGTTCGTCAACGATGGGTGGCCCTCAAAGAAAGCAAGTATAACCGATGCACAAGTTCAACAGTTTTACTTACGGCGTGATGGACTGTCCGTCGTAAATGGATGTCTTCTTCATGGTGAGAGATTGGTGGTGCCATCCTGTTCCAGAAAACGAGTGCTACAGCAGTTACATACTGGGCATCCGGGAGTTGAACGCATGCggtcaatagcccgacagtattTGTATTGGCCAAACATCGACGAAGATGTTTCGAAGCTCGTTCGATCCTGCGGGGAATGTGCAAGTGTCGCTAAAACCGACAGGAAGACAAACCTTGAGTCTTGGCCGGTTCCTGAAAAGCCGTGGCAAAGGTTGCATCTAGATTTCGCAGGTCCAATGGATGGACAATACTATCTCATTCTAGTCGATTCCTACTCAAAATGGCCAGAAGTTGTGCGAACTAAGGACATCACGACAAAAACAACCTTGCACATACTTCGTGGAATCTTCGCCAGATATGGACAACCTGAAACGTTAGTTACAGATAACGGGCCTCAACTAACTAGCGAGCAGTTTGAAGCTTTTTGTGATACTAACGGTATCATGCATCTGAAAACTGCCCCGTTCATCCGCAATCAAACGGATTAG